DNA sequence from the Alkaliphilus metalliredigens QYMF genome:
TATTTCTGCGCAAATGCTTTTATAAATTTGCCCCCACTTATTATGAGGAAAGCAGTCTAGGGCAGGTATGCCGGAACGAAAATTTATTTTTATTGATGGTTCCTGATTTTTTGATAGGGTCTGTTTTGGTGTTGATGGACTTTCTTTTATCGTATCTATTTGAAGTCCTTCGGTTATATAGGTCCCCGAGCCTTCATGGCTCTGTATATAGCCTTCGCTCATTAATTGATCATAAGCTTCTATCACCACATTTCTAGAAACATTCAGTTCTTGTGCTAGGGCTCTTGTGGAGGGGAGCTTATTCTCCTCTTTTAATTTGCCAGATAATATCATATCTCGAATCTGACTATACATTTGTTGAATGATAGACATATCACTTTTTTTATTTATTGTAATCCAAATCATTTTCACCCCTCCAAGTGGCTCTATTAAATTTAATTAAAAGCGGATCTACATCTAACCACTTCTCTCATGCTATTATAATACCATAAAATGAAACTTAATTTAGAAGGAGTGGTTTGATGAAACAATCTTATCGAGCATATGTAGAAATGACTTTAGGTATGTTCATATCAGGAAGTGCAGTAGTGGTTGGAAAAATCGTGGTAATAGATATGCCCATTTTCTTATTTCAGATATATAGCTTAGCTATCGCCCTGATTTTTTCAGGAATGATTCTTTTATGTAGGAAAGAGGGCTCTAGTGTAGTACAGCTTTCTAAAAAAAACCTAGTAGTTTTGTTTTTCCAGGCCTTGATGGGTACTTTCTTATATCGTGTATTTCTATTATATGGTCTTCGTTTTACTAGTGCTAGGGAAAGTGGTGCTATTCTTAGTACCATTCCAGCTGTGATTGCCCTTTTATCTTGGATTTTTTTGAAAGAAAAGATTCGCTCAAATACCATTTGGGGGATATTTTTTAGTATTCTTGGAATTATAGTTTTTAATTTCACTACTTCTAGTACTGATATTGCTCTTTCCTATCGTCTATTTGGTAATCTTCTCGTTTTTTTTGCTGTGCTAGGAGAGTCTTTATTTACATTTTTACGGAAAAAGCTTTCACCTGTGCCGTCGCCTCTTGTGAGTACCTTTATGGTTTCTTTCTATGGCTTTATGCTCGCTTTGCCCCTTGCTTTATATGAGCAGTATCATTTCAACTTATCTAGTTTAACCTATAAACACTACTTTGCAATACTTTATTATGGTGCTTTTGTAACGGTACTTTCCTTTTCTCTATGGTTTGCTGGAATATCAAAGGTATCCGGCAGTACAGCAGGTGCCTATTATGGTATTTTTCCTATAAGTGTATTTCTTCTCTCTTATTTTATACTAGGTGAACCTATTTATCTTAAACATATTGTGGGCCTTCTCTTCATTGTTTCTTCTATTATATTACTATCTAAGCAATCTACTGTTAAAGATATCCAAATCGCATCTCATCCAGAAACACACAAGGATAAATAAATAAATCAATGATTTTCGTAAAGGCAAGTCGGGACAATCCTTGCTTGCTTTACGCTAAAACCCTCTTCATATAAGGTATTTAAATAATCTGTTCCCATCCTATCATAAACAGGATATCATAAAACCCAATACTCATTAAATCGAATTTACAACTCTATTACATTAGTTAATTACCATATGTGCTAAAATAAGAACGGAGGTGGTTTTATGGCACACATTCTCATCGTCGAGGATGAACAATCCATAAACGACCTTATTGCTATGAATCTCGAGCTGGTAGGCCATACCAGCACACAGGTCTATGAAGGCAATGAGGCGCTTGAATTCATAAAACAGAATACTTATTCACTGATTATCCTAGACATCATGCTTCCAGAGCTAGATGGTTTTTCCCTGATGGAATATGTTCCTGAGAACATACCTGTAATTTTCCTCACTGCCATGGGTAATCTATCTGATCGAGTCAAAGGACTTAAACTAGGTGCAGACGATTATATTGTAAAGCCCTTTGAAACCATTGAACTGCTGGCCCGTATCGAAGCTGTACTCCGCCGTACCCAGCGATCTTTAAATATTTTTTCTCTTGATAGTACCGTTGTAAACCTAGAAAGCAGAGTCGTTACGGTGAACGGAGATGAAATTGAACTTACCCTTCGTGAATATGAATTACTGGAAATACTCATTAAAAATAGAAACATCGCACTATCTCGTGAAAAACTGCTGAAATTGGCCTGGGAGTACGACTACTTCGGAGAGACCAGAACAGTAGATGTACACATTCAGAAACTGCGTAAAAAATTAAATTGGGAAAACAAAATAAAAACTGTATATAAGATGGGGTATCGATTGGAGGTGGATCAGTGAAGTTTTGGCAAAAAGCATTTATTGGCATTCTAATCATTTTCATTGTATCCATCAACATTAGCTCATACCTGACTTCTAAACATAGTTTTTCCCTTAATATGCAGCGGGATAAGAATCGAGCACTGGGTGAATATCACTTCATCAGGAATGGTATTCTTGAAGCAATTAACAGTAATTACTATCGTGAAGAAGCTGAGATACCGCCCGCCTCTATGGAAAGTGTGATGCGGTCCTATGCTAACTACTATAGAAAGCAAGATGTATTCTTAGAACTGAAACACTCCAATGATCTTCTTTTCACAAATATCCCTTTTTCTGTCCCATACAGCACAGGTAATGAAGAATTAGATTGGAATGCTGTTGAATTACAAGTTCTATCAATCAACGAAAAAAGATACTTATATATCTCTGGGAGAGTCCATGGGCAACACCAAGATTATGCCCTTGCCTATGTTCGGGATCTATCTGAACTATATGATACCCACTCACAACTTATTCGTTATCTCATTACGGTCAGTGCCTCAGTTGAGATCGTGTTGACATTGGTATTGCTACTGTTTTTAAGAAAGCTTACTCAGCCTATAAGAATTATGCAAACAGCTACTCGTAAAATATCTAGCGGCGTATATGACGACCGAATCAGTATCCCAGGCAAAGATGAGTTCCATGACTTAGCAGAAAACTTCAATCAGATGGCTTCCAGCATACAAGAAAAGATTACTGAGCTTGACAAAAATGCTCAAGATAAACAGCGTCTCGTGGACAATCTAGCCCACGAGCTGAGGACACCCCTTACAGCCATTCGTGGCTACGGTGAATATTTACAAAACGCTAATGCAAGTGAGCAGAATCGCATAAAAGCAACTGGTTATATTATTAGTGAAACTGATAGAATGCAAAACTTAGCATTTAAACTACTGGATTTAGCTCTCATAAAAAATAGTAAACTGGATGTTCACAGAATAATACCTTCTGAGCTGCTTCATCAGATAAGATTAGTATTAGCCCCGAAGTTAAAAGAAAAATCTATCAAGCTTGATATTCATTCCTCATTAAATGAATTATCGGGAGATTTTATCCTTCTTCAATCACTATTGGTAAACCTTGTAGACAATGCAGTGAAAGCATCTACCGAGAATTCTTCCATACACCTGTCTGCTTATTTGGATATTGTACCAATACTTGAAGTAAAGGACTTTGGGTGTGGTATGGATGAGGAACAAACTGCTTTGGTATGTGAACCCTTTTATCGGGTGGACACAGCTCGTTCACGAAGTTCAGGTGGGATAGGTTTGGGTTTGTCCCTTTGCAGGGAGATTGCCCATCTGCATGGCGCCCAGTTAAAGATCTATTCTTGTTTAGGAAAAGGCACCAGCGTTCAAATTCTTTTTACAACTCCTTTACAACCTTCTGAAAACTCCGTAACCTATAAGGATGTATGATGTATTTGTAGTACTACATTACATTTATTAAAAAGGAGATTATAAAAATGGCAAAATTTAAAACAATCGTTAAAAAGACATGGGTATTTATTGCAGCTGCTACTCTGATAGTGGGAAGCAACTCCTTGATGGTTTCTGCTCTTAACCGTAATATACCTGAAAGTGCATCGGCTTATGTAGTTCTCGATACAAACAATAATACGGCATATAGTAAAAATCAAACTGCCGAAACTGAAGATACGGTGGAATACTCCGTTGTTGACCTATCTAAGAGAGTCCATGATGGTGCCCACGAAAATGCAATCAAAGACAAATTAAGCTATATAAAAGATATTACACCTGAGCAGATCGAGGAAAAATACAATGCTACTATAGCGAATATGATTCCAGGAGAAAAAGATATTTCAGCAGAACAGGCTGCCTCCTATGCTGTAGCCGTACTTGAAAAGGCCTATGGAGTAGATTTAACAGGTTACACCGCTGAAGCAAGTTTTTCAAGAAGTCCTGTTCCAAACTCAGATATTTGGGGAATAACATTCCTCTCTCCTAATGAAGCCGAGAGTTCAAAGAGTTATCATGTCTCCGTAGATTCTGTGAGCGGTACAATAATTCATGTAGGTTTTTACAACCTCAATTCTAGGGACGATAATAATAAGGATCTAGAAAGCCCTGAATGGAAAAATAAAGCTGTACAGGAAATTTTAAAATTAATCCCAGAAAATGTTACAATAAGCAGCAGTAAAGTGGTATTCTCAGACCCACAAACTGGCGTCACCGTAGTATCCGAGCTATCTGACGGCTCCGCATACGCAGTTCGCTTAATCGGTGAAAACAAGGAAGTAGCAGTCATCATATACTTCCCAGATGGTTACGATGGAAGTTTCGATCCCAAACCACTGACAGATAAAGCAGTAGGCTAATATATCAATAGGACGGCTTATTTGATATAAACTTATCAAACAGGCCGTCCTATACTTACATATCGTTTCACTCACCAGCTTTACTAGCTAAATGAGCTCGTCTTTCTCACCCCTCAAAATATTCATTATACCATCCACTAGTAATCCATTCAGCCAAAGCCCACTGGGACGATCTATGCTGAAAACACTAAGGTCTAGAGAAAATCACCGTCACTTATGGTAAGGTTCAGCGTATCGCTGTAACTGCGGTTTCGTATCTTTATTATTATTAATATTGGTAAACGAAATGCCCCCTTCAAGAAAGCCTAGGCGTGTGTTTACACCAGAATTTAAAAGTCAGATGGTTCAACTTTACCATAATAGAAAAAGAAAATGTGACATTATCAAAGAATATGATGTTGCTGCATTCGTTCTTGATAAATGGATTAAACAAGCGGAAACAACAGGTTCTTTTGAAAAGAAGGATAATCGGAGCACCCAAGAACAAGAAATCATTAAACTCAAGAAAGAGTTAAAACAACTGCAAATGGAGAATGACATTCTAAAGCAAGCAGCATTGATCTTAGGACAAAGGTAAATGTGATAAAAAATAATGTACACAAATACCCAATGTCAGCAATGTGCAAAGTCTTACAAATCTCAAGAAGTACGTATTATTATGAAGCTACACAAAATTCTGATGAGAGCCTATTAACCAAACATATTACTGATATATTTAAATCTAGTCGCAATAATTATGGCACTCGTAAAATTAATAGAGAACTCCTAAAAAGAGGATATCAAGTTTCACGCCGCCGTATTGGCAGGATTATGAAACAAGAGGGACTTATATATAATTACACCATTGCTCAATTTAAACCAACTACTGACAAAACTAATTAATCTAAAGTAGCTAATTTAGCAGATCTCAACTTTGATGAACAGCTTCATTTAAATGTCGTAGTAAGCTATTTGACCTATGTAAGGGTAGGTATGAGTTGGAACTATATCTGTATTCTTATTGATTTATTTAACCGATAAATTATTGGATACATTAGATGGCTTGAAATTTCAACTAGATGACTATGTTAACTGGTTTAATAACCATAGATTCCATTCATCACTAGGATATTTATCACTAACTCAGTATAAAAGTAATACCCTTAAAAAAACTGTCCAAATAAGTAAATAAGTGTTGACAGTCCAACCTTGTTATTAAGCGCTTACTGATTAGATAATCATTGGCTCCCATATCTAAACCTATTACTCTGTCTTCTATATCACTACGGGCAGATTAGATCTAGAATAACTAAATCATATTCATCCTCAGCTAAAAGCAATTTCATCTCGTTATACGCTCCTCTGCTTAGTATAAAAAATGACGCAGCAGTAATTATAGCGCTGCCCCAAAACTATTTTGATTAATTTGTAACTACCTTAGCAGGTTCAGTTTTGCTCATATCAACATTGTCAAGATTTTCTGTCTTAACTGTTTCTAACTTTGTAGCCGATTCAAACTTCGAAGATGTAGAAGAT
Encoded proteins:
- a CDS encoding sensor histidine kinase, producing the protein MKFWQKAFIGILIIFIVSINISSYLTSKHSFSLNMQRDKNRALGEYHFIRNGILEAINSNYYREEAEIPPASMESVMRSYANYYRKQDVFLELKHSNDLLFTNIPFSVPYSTGNEELDWNAVELQVLSINEKRYLYISGRVHGQHQDYALAYVRDLSELYDTHSQLIRYLITVSASVEIVLTLVLLLFLRKLTQPIRIMQTATRKISSGVYDDRISIPGKDEFHDLAENFNQMASSIQEKITELDKNAQDKQRLVDNLAHELRTPLTAIRGYGEYLQNANASEQNRIKATGYIISETDRMQNLAFKLLDLALIKNSKLDVHRIIPSELLHQIRLVLAPKLKEKSIKLDIHSSLNELSGDFILLQSLLVNLVDNAVKASTENSSIHLSAYLDIVPILEVKDFGCGMDEEQTALVCEPFYRVDTARSRSSGGIGLGLSLCREIAHLHGAQLKIYSCLGKGTSVQILFTTPLQPSENSVTYKDV
- a CDS encoding response regulator transcription factor; this encodes MAHILIVEDEQSINDLIAMNLELVGHTSTQVYEGNEALEFIKQNTYSLIILDIMLPELDGFSLMEYVPENIPVIFLTAMGNLSDRVKGLKLGADDYIVKPFETIELLARIEAVLRRTQRSLNIFSLDSTVVNLESRVVTVNGDEIELTLREYELLEILIKNRNIALSREKLLKLAWEYDYFGETRTVDVHIQKLRKKLNWENKIKTVYKMGYRLEVDQ
- a CDS encoding DMT family transporter; this encodes MKQSYRAYVEMTLGMFISGSAVVVGKIVVIDMPIFLFQIYSLAIALIFSGMILLCRKEGSSVVQLSKKNLVVLFFQALMGTFLYRVFLLYGLRFTSARESGAILSTIPAVIALLSWIFLKEKIRSNTIWGIFFSILGIIVFNFTTSSTDIALSYRLFGNLLVFFAVLGESLFTFLRKKLSPVPSPLVSTFMVSFYGFMLALPLALYEQYHFNLSSLTYKHYFAILYYGAFVTVLSFSLWFAGISKVSGSTAGAYYGIFPISVFLLSYFILGEPIYLKHIVGLLFIVSSIILLSKQSTVKDIQIASHPETHKDK